One genomic window of Paenarthrobacter ureafaciens includes the following:
- a CDS encoding amidohydrolase, whose translation MNQLGVPAGNTPDRKVTLYRNGSIYTAADPFATAMVVDGDTVAWVGSEQAATSIADANMEIIDLHGTLLAPGFVDSHVHLTETGIALEGLALDSVRSAPELLDAVAAAPGTGPVLGHGWDESTWGDRSLPTLEELDRASGGRSVYLSRIDVHSALVSSSLAEAAGLRGLDGFQGTAHVLRTAHAAARIHARTFDDGTRRTYQEKTLAEAAKNGYVALAEMAAPHICGPEDLRLAASWNASGVHPLVLPYWGELATSAEEGRQILDSLGTEVLGLAGDLNMDGSLGSRTAALSADYSDAEGNSGNLYLSVEEAAQHLAACSLLGIQGGFHVIGDAGLAAVLDALDAAASEVGEQRVRAAGHRLEHVELADAAAIERLAKHSVTVSVQPGFDAAWGKHGGLYEQRLGERSRAMNPFASFYANGVPIAFGSDSPVTPLRPWSSIRACLEHSNPEQRISARAAFLGHTRAGWRATKHRNPLMGQLVPGAPASFAVWEVEELMVQVADTRVQSWSTDPRARTPLLPALDAGTDPVCLQTVREGRELFAHESLRA comes from the coding sequence ATGAACCAGCTTGGCGTGCCCGCCGGCAACACACCCGACCGCAAGGTCACCCTGTACCGCAACGGTTCCATCTACACGGCGGCCGACCCCTTTGCCACCGCCATGGTGGTGGATGGAGACACGGTTGCCTGGGTTGGTTCAGAGCAGGCCGCGACGTCCATCGCCGACGCAAACATGGAGATCATAGACCTCCACGGAACGCTGCTCGCCCCGGGATTCGTGGACTCGCATGTGCACTTGACCGAGACGGGAATTGCGCTCGAGGGGCTCGCGCTCGATTCGGTGCGCTCAGCGCCGGAACTCCTGGATGCGGTCGCTGCGGCCCCCGGGACCGGCCCGGTTCTGGGACATGGCTGGGATGAGTCAACCTGGGGTGACCGAAGCCTGCCCACCCTTGAGGAACTGGACAGGGCATCGGGTGGCAGGTCGGTTTACTTGTCCCGGATCGATGTGCACTCGGCGTTGGTGTCCTCTTCCCTCGCAGAGGCGGCAGGACTGCGCGGACTCGACGGTTTCCAAGGCACTGCACACGTCCTGCGGACGGCCCACGCAGCTGCAAGGATCCACGCGCGGACATTCGATGACGGCACCCGCCGGACCTACCAGGAAAAGACCCTGGCAGAGGCCGCGAAGAACGGCTACGTCGCGCTGGCGGAGATGGCCGCACCCCATATCTGCGGCCCGGAAGACCTACGGCTCGCAGCGTCATGGAACGCCTCCGGCGTACATCCCCTTGTTCTGCCGTACTGGGGTGAGCTGGCCACCTCAGCTGAAGAGGGGCGGCAGATCCTGGACAGCCTGGGCACCGAGGTGCTTGGCCTCGCCGGGGACTTGAACATGGACGGCTCCCTTGGTTCGCGGACCGCGGCTTTGAGCGCTGACTACTCCGACGCCGAAGGCAACAGCGGAAACCTCTACCTTTCCGTGGAAGAGGCCGCCCAACACCTTGCCGCTTGCTCATTGTTGGGAATCCAAGGCGGATTCCATGTCATTGGTGATGCCGGACTGGCCGCCGTGCTGGATGCCTTGGATGCAGCCGCGTCAGAGGTCGGCGAGCAGCGCGTCAGGGCAGCCGGCCACCGCCTGGAACACGTGGAACTCGCAGATGCGGCCGCCATTGAACGCCTCGCCAAGCACTCCGTTACCGTCAGCGTTCAGCCTGGCTTCGATGCCGCATGGGGCAAGCACGGCGGGCTGTACGAACAGCGGCTGGGTGAACGCAGCCGGGCAATGAACCCCTTCGCCTCCTTCTATGCCAACGGGGTACCCATTGCCTTCGGCAGCGACAGCCCGGTAACCCCGCTCCGCCCGTGGTCAAGCATCCGCGCCTGCCTGGAACACAGCAACCCGGAACAGCGGATATCGGCCAGGGCAGCCTTCCTGGGGCATACCCGCGCGGGCTGGCGTGCCACCAAGCACCGGAATCCGCTCATGGGGCAACTGGTCCCGGGCGCCCCCGCGAGCTTCGCGGTATGGGAGGTGGAGGAGCTCATGGTTCAGGTAGCGGACACCCGTGTGCAGTCATGGAGCACCGATCCGAGGGCGCGTACTCCCTTGCTTCCGGCACTGGATGCTGGCACCGACCCTGTGTGTCTCCAGACGGTGCGGGAAGGCCGGGAACTCTTTGCCCACGAGTCCCTTCGTGCCTGA
- a CDS encoding polyprenol monophosphomannose synthase — protein MRVLTIIPTYNELESLPKTLGRLRAAVPESDVLVVDDNSPDGTGQLADGIAAEDSQVHVLHRKGKEGLGAAYIAGFKWGLAAGYDVLVEMDADGSHKPEQLPLLLDAVKDGADLAMGSRWVPGGSVVNWPLYRQAISRIGSTYARLMLGVKIKDVTGGYRAFRRTTLEALKLDEVESVGYGFQVDLAWRVAKLGLRIEERPITFVERELGASKMSGNIVVEAMINVTKWGLAARWAKLTGKKAGVTK, from the coding sequence TTGCGTGTCCTGACGATCATCCCCACCTACAACGAGCTGGAATCGCTCCCGAAGACACTGGGCCGCCTGCGTGCAGCAGTTCCGGAATCCGACGTCCTCGTGGTGGACGACAACAGCCCGGACGGAACGGGGCAACTCGCGGACGGCATCGCCGCCGAGGATAGCCAGGTCCATGTCCTGCACCGCAAGGGCAAGGAAGGCTTGGGCGCTGCCTACATCGCCGGTTTCAAGTGGGGCCTCGCGGCTGGTTATGACGTGTTGGTGGAAATGGATGCCGACGGTTCCCATAAGCCTGAGCAGTTGCCGTTGCTGTTGGATGCTGTCAAGGACGGCGCCGACCTCGCCATGGGTTCACGATGGGTTCCCGGCGGCAGCGTCGTCAACTGGCCGCTGTACCGGCAGGCGATTTCGCGGATCGGCAGCACCTACGCCCGACTAATGCTCGGAGTGAAGATCAAGGACGTGACCGGGGGCTACCGGGCCTTCCGCCGGACCACTTTGGAGGCACTGAAGCTGGATGAAGTCGAGTCGGTCGGCTATGGATTCCAGGTTGACCTTGCGTGGCGTGTGGCCAAGCTGGGCCTGCGCATTGAGGAGCGCCCCATTACGTTCGTGGAGCGTGAATTGGGCGCCTCGAAGATGAGCGGAAACATCGTGGTGGAAGCCATGATCAACGTCACCAAGTGGGGCCTGGCTGCCCGCTGGGCGAAACTCACCGGAAAGAAAGCCGGCGTCACCAAGTAG